One window of Verrucomicrobiia bacterium genomic DNA carries:
- a CDS encoding histidine kinase: MIWRRQSGVAVIHAWVMAVVLCLGLGELGAQEMPVLRTAIEVRRVSAEVATNGVPVEVVGVVTLVDFGRTVFLQDETGGTFFKGAATSSGLQPGLRIRVRGKTFPGLYVPGIDADHVDVLERGVLPKPRKVSFDDLAAGRFNYEWVELEGIGRQVVGVPKDRTTLLLAVGGRRIEVQAAEPMNAAHEKLVDARVKVQGLAAGFINDKRQLVAPHIRIQRMEDIEVLEAAPKDPFERMLSPLNSLLRFTPDGFNGHRVKVQGVVTASETGNALYLRDEDRGLRVLARDVRRLEPGDVVEVAGFPAMGTFSAVLEDAVYRRVARTNAPEPVVTNVRQIMRGTLDANLVSIEATVLEFLAGRTEIGLVLQSSNEVFRARLERTEGEESLSLEAGTKIKATGVCLTEQVNSFSMNFNSSPRTFELLLRSPADVVVLTQPPWWTPQRLAYAVGIVLLLAFLALMWALQLNARVKVQTEVIRQGVEKAAALEERQRIAREFHDTLEQELVGLSLRLDAVVPRVEEPKARGLVESTRKLVGRLQVEAREFVWNLRGSEVDPALLRQLLERSAADISGEGAPLILSPSPLRGEKDGNAQASCAGGQSDGGVKIFVEVQGDLARIPQSLAHPVLRIAQEAMANAVKHAEAKAVAVLIEVQDTRVRLVVKDDGKGFDVNKGSAAKPGHFGLQGMQERAKKAGGELRLGSEIGKGTAVEFIAPLGVKG; encoded by the coding sequence ATGATTTGGCGGAGACAGAGCGGTGTGGCAGTCATCCATGCTTGGGTGATGGCGGTGGTGCTTTGTCTTGGGTTAGGCGAGTTGGGGGCGCAGGAGATGCCGGTGTTGCGGACGGCAATCGAGGTGCGGCGGGTATCGGCGGAGGTGGCGACGAATGGAGTTCCCGTAGAGGTCGTGGGCGTGGTGACGTTGGTGGATTTCGGGCGCACAGTGTTTTTGCAGGATGAGACGGGCGGGACTTTTTTCAAAGGAGCTGCGACGAGTTCGGGGTTGCAACCGGGGTTGCGGATCAGGGTGCGGGGGAAGACGTTTCCGGGATTGTATGTGCCAGGCATCGATGCGGATCACGTGGATGTACTAGAGCGCGGGGTGTTGCCGAAGCCGCGCAAGGTGAGCTTCGATGATCTGGCGGCGGGGCGGTTTAATTACGAATGGGTGGAGCTGGAGGGTATAGGGCGTCAGGTGGTGGGTGTGCCGAAGGATCGCACGACATTATTGCTCGCGGTGGGTGGGCGCCGGATCGAGGTGCAGGCGGCGGAGCCGATGAATGCGGCGCATGAGAAACTGGTGGATGCGCGGGTGAAGGTGCAGGGCTTGGCGGCAGGGTTCATCAATGACAAGCGGCAACTGGTGGCACCGCATATCCGCATCCAGCGCATGGAGGATATCGAGGTGCTGGAGGCGGCTCCGAAGGATCCGTTTGAGCGCATGTTGTCGCCGTTGAATTCCTTGCTGCGGTTCACGCCGGATGGGTTCAACGGGCATCGCGTGAAGGTGCAGGGCGTGGTGACGGCGAGTGAGACGGGGAACGCGCTTTATCTGCGGGATGAGGATCGGGGGTTGCGCGTGCTGGCGAGGGATGTGCGGAGGTTGGAGCCGGGAGATGTGGTGGAGGTGGCGGGGTTTCCGGCGATGGGGACGTTCAGCGCGGTGCTGGAGGATGCGGTGTATCGGCGCGTGGCGCGGACGAATGCGCCGGAGCCAGTGGTGACGAATGTAAGGCAGATCATGCGCGGGACGCTGGACGCGAACTTGGTTTCAATTGAGGCGACGGTGTTGGAATTTCTCGCGGGGCGCACGGAGATCGGGCTGGTGTTGCAGAGCAGTAACGAGGTGTTTCGCGCACGGTTGGAGCGGACTGAGGGAGAGGAGTCTTTGTCTTTGGAAGCGGGGACGAAGATCAAAGCCACGGGGGTTTGCCTGACGGAACAGGTGAATTCGTTCTCGATGAATTTCAACAGCAGTCCGCGGACGTTCGAGCTGTTATTACGTTCACCGGCGGATGTGGTGGTGCTGACGCAGCCGCCATGGTGGACGCCGCAGCGGCTGGCGTATGCGGTGGGCATTGTGTTGTTGCTGGCGTTCCTCGCGTTGATGTGGGCGTTGCAGTTGAATGCGCGGGTGAAAGTGCAGACGGAGGTCATCCGGCAAGGCGTGGAGAAGGCAGCGGCGCTGGAGGAGCGGCAGCGGATTGCGCGCGAGTTTCATGATACGTTGGAGCAGGAATTGGTGGGGCTTTCATTGCGATTGGATGCGGTGGTGCCGCGCGTGGAGGAACCGAAGGCGCGGGGTTTGGTGGAATCAACGCGGAAGCTGGTGGGGAGATTGCAAGTGGAGGCGAGGGAGTTTGTGTGGAACTTGCGCGGGTCGGAGGTGGACCCGGCGTTGCTGAGGCAATTATTGGAGAGGAGTGCAGCGGACATTTCAGGGGAAGGGGCACCCCTCATCCTTAGTCCTTCTCCCCTCCGAGGGGAGAAGGATGGTAACGCTCAAGCATCCTGTGCCGGTGGGCAATCGGATGGCGGCGTGAAAATCTTTGTGGAAGTGCAAGGGGACTTGGCGCGGATTCCGCAGAGTTTGGCGCATCCGGTTTTACGAATCGCGCAGGAGGCGATGGCGAATGCGGTGAAGCATGCGGAGGCAAAGGCGGTTGCTGTTTTGATCGAGGTGCAAGATACGCGAGTGCGATTGGTGGTGAAGGATGATGGTAAAGGGTTCGATGTGAACAAGGGGAGTGCGGCGAAGCCGGGGCATTTTGGCCTGCAGGGGATGCAGGAGCGGGCGAAGAAGGCGGGCGGGGAATTGCGGTTGGGCAGTGAGATCGGCAAGGGAACAGCGGTCGAATTTATCGCGCCGCTGGGAGTCAAAGGATGA
- a CDS encoding FAD-dependent oxidoreductase → MKILSLLALSVFCVGSLRAAEEYDLVVYGGSSAGVAAAVQAKRMGKTVVVIEPTKRLGGLSSGGLGQTDIGNKAAIGGIALEFYQGIRKHYNEPTAWKWQERKIYKDDGQTRTAEGEPAMWTFEPSAALGVFNDWVKANNIEVVYGERLDRKAGAAMTKSIPWRIMSIKMESGKTFKGKMFIDATYEGDLMAVANVSYTVGREANAQYGETLNGVQVKQAKSHQLFKGIDPYVKKGEASSGLLPHIDPKGPGEEGGADKRVQAYCFRMCLTDHPENRIPFHKPDGYNELWYEVLFRNFEAGERGVPWINSSMPNRKTDTNNKLGFSTDFIGQNYAYPEASYAEREKIVAEHRLYQQGLMWTLANHPRVPENVRKEVSRWGMSKDEFVEGNGWQEQIYVREARRMVSDYVMAQSDCQGKTEPKDPVGLAAYTMDSHNQQRYVDANGHVRNEGDVQVGGFSPYPISYKSIVPSAKQCANLLVPICLSATHIAYGSIRMEPVFMVLGQSAATAAAHAIDEKKSVQEIDYQKLHDKLAADKQVLVWTGPKRSAEHGGAAGLDPKSLEGVIIDDEQAKLEGFGMTGHTISPYVATGYRHDANEEKGQQSAVFPVKVPKDGKYEVRIAYTQNANRATNVPVKIVHASGTADIKLNQKKVAEIDKIWQPVGQFEFKAGAEYSVEISNKETDGYVIIDAIQIVEKK, encoded by the coding sequence ATGAAAATTTTATCCTTACTGGCTCTCAGTGTGTTTTGCGTCGGCTCTTTGCGGGCGGCGGAGGAGTATGATCTGGTGGTTTATGGCGGCTCCTCCGCAGGCGTGGCCGCGGCGGTGCAGGCGAAGCGGATGGGGAAGACGGTGGTGGTGATCGAGCCGACGAAGCGATTGGGCGGGTTGAGCAGTGGTGGCTTGGGGCAGACTGACATTGGCAACAAGGCGGCGATCGGGGGGATCGCGTTGGAATTTTATCAGGGCATCCGCAAGCACTACAATGAGCCGACGGCGTGGAAGTGGCAGGAGCGCAAGATCTACAAGGACGATGGCCAGACGCGCACGGCAGAGGGTGAACCGGCGATGTGGACGTTCGAGCCGAGCGCGGCGTTGGGGGTGTTCAATGATTGGGTGAAGGCGAACAACATCGAGGTGGTTTATGGCGAGCGGTTGGATCGCAAGGCGGGTGCGGCGATGACGAAGTCGATTCCGTGGCGGATCATGTCGATCAAGATGGAGTCGGGGAAGACGTTCAAGGGGAAGATGTTCATCGATGCGACGTATGAGGGAGATCTGATGGCGGTGGCGAATGTGAGTTACACGGTGGGGCGTGAAGCGAATGCGCAGTATGGCGAGACGTTGAATGGTGTGCAGGTTAAGCAGGCGAAGTCGCACCAGCTTTTCAAGGGCATCGATCCGTATGTGAAGAAGGGTGAGGCGAGCAGCGGGTTGCTGCCGCATATCGATCCGAAGGGGCCGGGCGAGGAAGGTGGCGCGGATAAGCGCGTGCAGGCGTATTGCTTCCGTATGTGCCTGACGGATCATCCGGAGAATCGCATCCCGTTCCACAAGCCAGATGGTTACAACGAGCTGTGGTATGAGGTTTTGTTCCGCAATTTCGAGGCGGGCGAGCGAGGGGTGCCATGGATCAATTCTTCCATGCCGAATCGCAAGACAGATACGAACAACAAGTTGGGTTTCTCCACAGATTTCATCGGGCAGAATTATGCGTATCCCGAGGCGTCTTATGCGGAGCGCGAGAAGATCGTGGCGGAGCATCGCCTGTATCAGCAGGGCTTGATGTGGACGCTGGCGAATCACCCGCGCGTGCCGGAGAATGTGCGCAAGGAAGTCTCGCGCTGGGGTATGAGCAAGGATGAATTCGTGGAAGGCAATGGCTGGCAGGAGCAGATCTATGTGCGCGAGGCGCGTCGCATGGTGAGCGATTACGTGATGGCGCAGAGCGATTGTCAGGGCAAGACGGAGCCGAAGGATCCGGTGGGCCTGGCAGCGTACACGATGGATTCACATAATCAGCAGCGTTATGTGGATGCGAACGGTCACGTGCGGAACGAGGGCGATGTTCAGGTGGGCGGGTTCTCGCCGTATCCGATCAGCTACAAGTCCATCGTGCCATCGGCGAAGCAGTGCGCGAATCTTTTGGTGCCGATCTGTCTCTCGGCGACGCATATCGCTTATGGGTCGATCCGCATGGAACCGGTGTTCATGGTGCTCGGTCAATCGGCAGCGACGGCAGCGGCGCATGCCATCGATGAGAAGAAGTCCGTGCAGGAGATCGATTATCAGAAGCTGCATGACAAGCTGGCGGCGGACAAGCAGGTGCTGGTGTGGACGGGGCCGAAGCGCTCAGCGGAACATGGTGGTGCGGCAGGGCTTGATCCGAAGTCTCTGGAAGGCGTGATCATCGATGATGAACAGGCGAAGCTGGAGGGTTTTGGCATGACGGGCCATACGATCTCGCCGTATGTGGCTACGGGTTATCGCCATGATGCAAACGAAGAGAAGGGGCAGCAGAGCGCGGTGTTCCCGGTGAAGGTACCGAAAGACGGTAAGTATGAGGTTCGGATCGCGTATACGCAGAATGCGAATCGCGCAACGAATGTGCCGGTGAAGATCGTGCACGCGAGTGGCACGGCAGACATCAAACTGAACCAGAAGAAGGTGGCGGAGATCGACAAGATCTGGCAGCCGGTGGGGCAGTTCGAGTTCAAGGCGGGCGCCGAGTATAGCGTGGAGATCTCGAACAAGGAGACGGATGGGTATGTGATCATTGATGCCATTCAAATCGTGGAGAAGAAGTGA
- a CDS encoding response regulator transcription factor has product MSNKRIRLLVVDDHFVVRSGVVASLALEDDLEVVAEAETGEQSLTLYREKKPDVVIMDLRLPGKNGIETTALLTKEFPGARVLIFTTYDGDEDIYRATQAGAFGYLLKSSPREELLAAIRALAKGERYMTAAISSRLAARVAGPDLSPRELEILQLLGRGLSNKEIGAKLFISEDTVKRHISNLFVKLKVNDRAQATAEAIRRGFIHLD; this is encoded by the coding sequence ATGAGCAATAAACGGATCCGGTTGCTGGTGGTGGATGATCACTTCGTGGTGCGGAGTGGCGTGGTGGCGTCGCTGGCGCTGGAGGATGATCTGGAAGTGGTCGCGGAGGCGGAGACGGGCGAGCAATCGCTGACGCTGTATCGCGAAAAGAAGCCGGACGTGGTGATCATGGACCTGCGGTTGCCGGGGAAGAATGGCATTGAGACGACGGCTTTGCTGACGAAGGAGTTTCCGGGGGCACGGGTTTTGATTTTTACGACGTATGATGGGGATGAGGATATCTATCGGGCGACGCAGGCGGGGGCGTTCGGGTATCTGTTGAAGTCATCGCCGCGTGAGGAATTGTTGGCAGCGATCCGGGCATTGGCGAAGGGGGAGCGGTATATGACGGCGGCGATCTCATCGCGCCTGGCGGCGCGGGTGGCGGGGCCGGATCTGAGTCCGCGGGAGCTGGAGATTCTTCAGCTATTGGGGCGGGGGCTGAGTAATAAGGAGATCGGGGCCAAGCTGTTTATCTCCGAGGACACGGTGAAGCGGCATATCAGCAATCTGTTCGTGAAGCTGAAGGTGAATGATCGGGCGCAGGCGACGGCGGAGGCGATCCGGAGGGGGTTTATTCATCTCGATTGA
- a CDS encoding response regulator transcription factor → MKKDEMKERVLIVEDEYAMRRGLEDCLRAEGYRVIAAADGEEGLKRILEEKPDLVLLDVMMPKRDGYAVCAELRRTGVDTPVLMLTAKGLVEDRVNGLDVGADDYLVKPFSTEELLARVRALLRRVQRKAKGVTLLRLGPVQVDLIKQTAVKGRKVVEMSAREFAMLRLLAEAEGEPVTRERFLDVVWGYGAFPTTRTVDNHIAALRVKVEVNPEMPQWIKTVHGVGYRLKMTNDEAGCTGGPKMGKH, encoded by the coding sequence ATGAAAAAGGATGAAATGAAGGAGCGGGTGCTCATCGTGGAGGATGAGTATGCGATGCGGCGCGGGCTGGAGGATTGCCTGCGGGCGGAGGGGTATCGGGTGATCGCGGCGGCGGATGGGGAGGAGGGGTTGAAACGGATATTGGAGGAGAAGCCAGATCTGGTGCTGCTGGATGTGATGATGCCGAAGCGGGATGGCTACGCGGTGTGCGCGGAGTTGCGTCGCACAGGGGTGGACACGCCGGTGCTGATGCTGACGGCGAAGGGACTGGTGGAGGATCGTGTGAACGGGTTGGATGTGGGCGCGGATGATTATCTGGTGAAGCCGTTCAGCACGGAGGAATTACTGGCGCGAGTGCGGGCTTTGTTGCGTCGCGTGCAGCGAAAAGCGAAGGGAGTGACGCTGTTGCGGCTTGGACCGGTGCAGGTGGATTTGATCAAACAGACGGCAGTGAAGGGGCGCAAGGTGGTGGAGATGTCGGCGAGAGAGTTCGCGATGTTGCGATTGCTGGCGGAGGCGGAAGGTGAGCCGGTGACGCGGGAGAGGTTTCTGGATGTGGTGTGGGGGTATGGGGCATTTCCGACGACGCGAACGGTGGATAATCACATCGCAGCTTTGCGGGTGAAGGTGGAGGTGAATCCGGAAATGCCGCAGTGGATCAAGACGGTGCATGGGGTGGGATACCGGTTGAAAATGACCAATGACGAAGCCGGTTGCACCGGCGGGCCAAAGATGGGGAAACATTGA
- a CDS encoding ankyrin repeat domain-containing protein yields MSLILKVLVVGLALTLAWSGQVRAADELSLQLQKGLLAEEVHRDYATALKAYQAAVAVYDTNRQAAATAVFRLGETYRKLGRTNEARAQYERVLFEFADQSALAGAAMKQMQADFGRAAVPASVTTTSPGDDAQRKLLLSELRMREAQLASLKKLKAESLPMALMQWQYNDQLNSLLKSGDELRLQRAVKLKDLSPEHPEIVRSDAALKENDRMIAELVGIIMGQMEERVRLLGEQVNGTTVANTTRSIPTRPLRVSAGTVEPAIPVEEQVEIERLRAMLKNSPDLINAKVEGQQIPLHKAAGLGQTAVAEFLVKNGADINKKSDGMVWTPLLAAAYNGHKGMVELLLKQGADKEAMDTQKVTPLIAAASKGYRAVVGELIEAGANVNAQDGGGYTALHYAAMAGDHEMARQLLKAKADPGLKLGDKTWAGRSGDKATALHLAARTNSLVLIDALLAAGADVKARDAIGQTPLFGAFSQGNVEILKRLIEAKADVAARNIDGSSVLHYIGKYTTPELVREVVKAGADVNGKGREGWTPLAAAVGAGKLEVVELLLKNGAEPNVMSQHAMTPLMLAISAKNADMVRLLLTNGAKAVRLPEAPVWQHPVVAAAKHDEIEIMQVLLDRGVDLSVTNDKGYTSLHYAVATMNGPMVELLVKHKADPNAVHPGSGETPMTLAQAGRIVDLDNPNKTAGRPTSPNVPSAIRSSTQPFGGRLSESEIKAGFEQIVKLLVEHGGDEFFRRRAVIAVGRNLETAEPIFRKDAAGINRYSLYELLATQYSSPFNRLVFPDFTRITISRLEGSGVKNRTVNIASALESGDCAGDLWLEWGDIVEIPEADHNLTEPWGGLPASLRNTLVTCNQRKVVLTVKGNTYGLTLKPMLHFLVPPGVPLMPGTVPPGAAIPPMRTVVYTNLGSMRLSSVVFDSKALLASSDPKRVKVTRAVSKSGEKKEMLYNVGEIQNTPNDLWLRDGDVIEVPEKE; encoded by the coding sequence ATGAGCTTAATTTTGAAGGTGCTGGTGGTGGGGCTGGCCCTGACGCTGGCTTGGTCAGGGCAGGTGCGGGCGGCGGATGAGCTTAGCCTGCAATTGCAGAAGGGATTGCTGGCGGAGGAGGTGCACCGGGATTATGCCACGGCGTTGAAGGCGTATCAGGCGGCGGTGGCGGTGTATGATACGAATCGGCAGGCGGCGGCGACGGCGGTGTTCCGCCTGGGGGAGACGTATCGCAAGCTGGGGCGGACGAATGAGGCGCGGGCGCAGTATGAGCGGGTGTTGTTCGAGTTCGCCGACCAGTCAGCACTGGCGGGCGCGGCGATGAAGCAGATGCAGGCGGATTTTGGGAGGGCAGCGGTGCCAGCGTCGGTAACGACGACCAGTCCTGGCGATGATGCGCAGCGGAAACTGCTGTTGAGCGAATTGAGAATGCGAGAGGCGCAACTGGCTTCCTTGAAGAAGCTGAAGGCAGAGAGTTTGCCGATGGCTTTGATGCAATGGCAGTACAATGACCAATTGAACAGCCTGTTGAAATCTGGCGATGAACTGAGGTTGCAACGGGCGGTGAAACTGAAAGACCTTTCACCGGAGCATCCGGAGATCGTGCGGTCTGATGCGGCATTAAAAGAGAACGACAGGATGATAGCTGAACTGGTGGGGATCATCATGGGGCAGATGGAGGAGCGGGTCAGGTTGTTGGGTGAGCAGGTGAATGGGACGACGGTGGCGAATACCACGCGAAGTATTCCGACAAGGCCCTTACGAGTCTCTGCCGGAACTGTGGAGCCCGCGATACCTGTGGAGGAACAGGTGGAGATCGAGCGCTTGCGGGCGATGCTGAAGAACAGCCCGGATCTGATCAATGCGAAGGTGGAGGGGCAGCAGATACCTTTGCACAAGGCGGCGGGGTTGGGGCAGACGGCAGTGGCGGAATTTCTCGTCAAGAATGGAGCGGACATCAATAAAAAGTCTGATGGGATGGTATGGACGCCTTTGCTTGCCGCGGCTTACAACGGACACAAAGGGATGGTGGAACTGCTGCTGAAGCAAGGGGCGGACAAGGAGGCGATGGACACACAGAAGGTGACGCCATTGATCGCAGCCGCCAGCAAAGGCTATCGGGCAGTGGTGGGCGAGTTGATCGAAGCGGGGGCGAACGTCAATGCGCAGGATGGCGGGGGGTATACGGCGCTGCATTATGCGGCGATGGCCGGAGATCATGAGATGGCCAGACAATTGCTGAAGGCGAAAGCGGATCCGGGATTGAAGCTGGGAGATAAAACGTGGGCTGGCAGATCGGGGGATAAGGCAACCGCCCTGCATCTGGCGGCGAGAACGAACAGCCTGGTTTTGATCGACGCGCTGCTGGCGGCTGGAGCGGATGTGAAGGCGAGAGATGCCATCGGGCAAACGCCTTTGTTCGGGGCGTTCTCGCAGGGTAATGTGGAGATATTGAAGAGACTTATCGAGGCCAAGGCGGATGTGGCGGCGAGGAACATCGATGGGAGTTCGGTGTTGCACTACATCGGGAAATACACGACGCCAGAACTGGTCAGGGAAGTGGTGAAGGCGGGAGCGGACGTGAACGGTAAGGGAAGGGAGGGGTGGACGCCATTAGCCGCTGCCGTGGGGGCGGGGAAACTGGAAGTGGTGGAGTTGTTGTTGAAGAATGGGGCGGAACCGAATGTTATGTCACAGCACGCCATGACACCATTGATGCTCGCCATCTCGGCAAAAAATGCGGACATGGTGCGGCTGCTGCTGACCAACGGGGCGAAAGCGGTAAGGTTACCGGAGGCACCGGTCTGGCAGCACCCGGTGGTGGCTGCCGCGAAGCACGACGAGATCGAGATAATGCAAGTGTTGCTCGACCGGGGGGTGGACCTGTCCGTGACGAATGACAAGGGGTATACTTCGTTGCATTACGCAGTGGCGACGATGAATGGGCCGATGGTGGAGTTGCTGGTGAAGCACAAGGCCGATCCGAATGCGGTGCATCCGGGCAGTGGGGAAACGCCGATGACATTGGCACAGGCGGGGAGGATCGTGGATCTGGACAACCCGAACAAAACGGCAGGACGGCCAACGTCTCCTAATGTGCCCAGTGCGATCAGAAGTTCCACGCAGCCTTTCGGCGGGAGGCTGAGCGAGAGCGAGATCAAGGCGGGGTTTGAGCAAATCGTGAAGCTGCTGGTGGAGCATGGTGGGGATGAGTTTTTCCGGCGGCGGGCGGTGATCGCCGTGGGACGAAACTTGGAAACGGCCGAACCAATCTTCCGGAAGGATGCTGCTGGTATCAACCGTTATAGTTTGTACGAGTTGCTGGCTACCCAGTACTCCAGCCCTTTCAACCGGCTGGTATTTCCGGATTTCACCCGCATCACGATCAGCCGACTTGAAGGAAGCGGAGTGAAAAACCGGACGGTGAACATCGCCTCGGCGCTGGAGAGTGGAGATTGCGCAGGAGATCTCTGGCTGGAATGGGGAGATATCGTCGAGATACCGGAAGCGGATCATAACCTGACGGAACCCTGGGGGGGATTGCCAGCGTCATTACGGAATACGCTGGTCACTTGCAACCAGCGGAAAGTGGTTCTGACGGTGAAAGGGAACACCTATGGGCTGACCTTGAAACCGATGCTCCATTTTCTTGTCCCACCAGGAGTGCCGCTGATGCCGGGGACAGTTCCGCCGGGAGCTGCTATTCCGCCAATGAGGACGGTGGTGTATACGAACCTGGGCAGCATGAGGTTGAGCAGTGTGGTTTTCGATTCCAAGGCGTTGCTGGCCAGCTCGGATCCCAAACGGGTGAAGGTGACGCGGGCAGTGTCCAAGTCGGGGGAGAAAAAAGAAATGCTGTATAATGTCGGTGAGATCCAAAACACACCGAACGACCTGTGGCTGCGGGATGGGGATGTGATCGAGGTGCCGGAGAAGGAGTAA
- a CDS encoding ATP-binding protein, producing the protein MSEVRVTPGRRFLVHGVLVLLPLVLLTAMAVLWLRQDRLTVLESAREVAKLSSKESVRRIQERLVHLSEPGRSNEVKERIEFTLTEDGRLLSPEPRDRLPVPRPYPITSLNADLRKLWEQAMEAEAGDTMTVRSNAWGAFLAKAPVEEWRALAQYHLALTLVEQKPEEASGLLKEVFMKPVRVQLESGLPLVPIAQWRWMQMNSNLVTGEMVDLFCSNAVAYPSVLTPDLVAGTLQFKQAVPTRVTHWMREWRRDEVVRKIHASYPNLWVSKDTEGQGREAKWVEAEWDNWFLLQRKEGGKVVGISWKTIQKQLREEMAFSYVTARSMVYQVKVADKVLLDAFLDSEISERHRINMPAETEVLAISATTEKGLAVEVTTYLWKHTAYQAKQDQRIWTLGGVIALAVVAALVGLISAWRTFQQQWQLSEMKSNFVSSVSHELRAPLASVRLMAESLERGKVPGEEKRQEYFQLIGRECRRLTALIENVLDFARMDQGRKQYQMEPTDVVMLMQHTVKGMEAYAAERKVTLKLAIEGEVPEMEMDGQAMQQAMINLIDNAVKYSPENKEVRVSMEFDGKFLCVGVRDEGPGIPRWERERIFERFYRSGQELRRETQGVGIGLSIVKHVVEAHEGSVTVAETKSPGSFFVIVLPMKKGKLTTDEHR; encoded by the coding sequence ATGAGCGAGGTGAGGGTCACTCCCGGGCGCCGGTTTTTGGTCCATGGCGTGCTGGTGTTGCTACCGCTGGTCCTGCTGACGGCGATGGCGGTGCTATGGTTGCGACAGGACCGATTGACGGTGCTGGAATCGGCACGGGAAGTGGCGAAGCTTTCGAGCAAGGAGAGTGTGCGGCGGATTCAGGAGCGGTTGGTCCATCTTTCTGAGCCGGGACGCAGCAATGAGGTGAAGGAGCGGATCGAATTCACACTTACGGAGGATGGCCGGTTGCTTTCGCCGGAGCCACGTGACCGATTGCCGGTGCCGCGGCCTTATCCCATCACCAGCCTGAATGCGGACCTGCGCAAGCTGTGGGAGCAGGCGATGGAGGCGGAAGCGGGCGACACGATGACGGTGCGCTCGAATGCGTGGGGAGCGTTTCTGGCGAAGGCACCAGTGGAGGAGTGGCGGGCACTGGCGCAGTATCATCTGGCGCTGACCCTCGTGGAGCAGAAGCCGGAAGAAGCTTCAGGATTGTTAAAGGAGGTTTTCATGAAGCCAGTAAGGGTGCAGCTAGAGAGCGGGTTGCCGCTGGTGCCGATCGCGCAATGGCGGTGGATGCAGATGAACAGCAATCTGGTGACGGGAGAGATGGTGGATTTGTTTTGCTCCAATGCGGTGGCTTATCCAAGCGTTTTGACACCGGACTTGGTGGCCGGGACTTTGCAGTTCAAACAAGCGGTGCCGACGAGGGTAACACATTGGATGAGAGAATGGCGACGAGATGAGGTGGTCCGGAAGATTCATGCGAGCTATCCAAACTTATGGGTTTCCAAGGATACGGAGGGGCAAGGGCGGGAGGCGAAGTGGGTGGAAGCTGAATGGGACAACTGGTTTTTGTTGCAGCGAAAAGAAGGAGGCAAGGTCGTCGGTATTTCCTGGAAGACAATACAAAAGCAACTGCGCGAGGAAATGGCGTTCAGTTATGTGACGGCACGGTCCATGGTTTATCAGGTCAAAGTTGCTGACAAGGTGTTGCTGGATGCTTTTCTGGATAGTGAGATATCGGAGAGGCATCGGATCAATATGCCGGCTGAAACGGAAGTCCTGGCCATCTCGGCAACGACAGAGAAAGGTCTGGCGGTAGAGGTGACGACCTATCTGTGGAAACACACCGCTTACCAGGCAAAACAGGATCAGCGAATTTGGACGTTGGGCGGAGTGATCGCTTTGGCGGTGGTGGCAGCGCTGGTGGGATTGATCTCGGCATGGCGGACGTTCCAGCAGCAGTGGCAGCTCTCGGAGATGAAGAGCAATTTCGTTTCGAGCGTGTCGCATGAATTGCGGGCACCGCTGGCTTCGGTGCGATTGATGGCGGAGAGCCTGGAGCGGGGGAAGGTGCCAGGGGAGGAGAAGCGGCAGGAGTATTTTCAATTGATCGGGCGGGAGTGCCGGCGGTTGACGGCGTTGATCGAGAATGTGCTGGATTTCGCGCGGATGGACCAGGGGCGGAAGCAGTATCAGATGGAGCCGACGGATGTGGTGATGCTGATGCAGCATACGGTGAAGGGGATGGAGGCGTATGCGGCGGAGCGGAAGGTGACGCTGAAGCTGGCGATCGAGGGCGAGGTGCCGGAGATGGAGATGGACGGGCAGGCGATGCAGCAGGCGATGATCAATCTCATCGATAATGCGGTGAAGTATTCACCGGAGAACAAAGAGGTGCGGGTGTCGATGGAGTTTGACGGGAAGTTTCTGTGCGTCGGGGTTCGAGATGAGGGACCTGGGATTCCGCGGTGGGAACGGGAACGGATCTTCGAGCGGTTTTACCGGAGCGGGCAAGAGTTGCGACGGGAGACGCAGGGGGTGGGGATCGGGTTGAGCATCGTGAAGCATGTGGTCGAGGCACATGAGGGGAGTGTGACGGTGGCGGAGACGAAGTCGCCGGGGAGTTTTTTTGTGATCGTATTGCCGATGAAGAAGGGAAAGTTAACCACAGATGAACATAGATAG